The Streptococcus oralis DNA window AAATGAGTAATCTCATTAAAATAAATGCCTTGTAAATTTATGTTACTCCTCTGTTGATAAAAGTAATCACTTTAAACAACTAGATCTAGCTTTCTTATTGACAAGTCAGATAGGATTTGCTAGAATATGAATGAACAGATTGATTTATTCATTCATGAAACAAAGGAGGTTAAATCATATTGGACAAAAAACAATCTTTAAAAACAGCGGCCTATGAAGTTTTTTCGAAAAAAGGTTACAAGGCGACAGGGATTTCAGAAATTGCTAGACAAGCTGGTATGGCAGTAGGCTCTTTTTATAACTATTACGAGAGTAAAGAAGCCATTTTTCTAGACATCTATATTGATGAAAACAACCGTGTTCGCCAATCTATGATCGAAGAACTGGATTGGGAAATTGACATGACCGACCTCATTAGTCAACTCTTTGCTCAGTCCAGAACTCTCGTTTCTTCTAATAAAATCCTTGCAGAATGGTACAATCCTGCCATCGCAGATGAGTTGCACAACTATTATTCTTCAGAAGAAGGCAAAGTCGCAAATCCATTTCATCAGTTTCTTGTTAAAACTTTTACAAATCGTATGCAGGCTGAAGGGTATTCTCCAGAAAAGATTCAAGAGATTTTACAAGTTTACAACCTATTTTACTACATGGATATGCATATCACAGAAAAAGATTTTCCAGATATTGGCAAAACTGTCGAAATACTTGCAACCAACTTCATAAAAGGAGTTCTAAAATAAAGAAGATGGACTTCTTTATTTTTTGGAAATGTATGAATGAATTTATTTTGCGTTCATTCAGCAATTAAAATTAGGAGTCATAAAAAATGAAAAGAGGTAAAAAAATGTTTATTATCATTCTATCAACACTTGGATTACTAGCCCTTATAACTTGGGGTGCCATCGCCTATCTTGGACGAAGTCAGACATTATCGATAAAATCCATCGAAAATCCCGGCGGAGATTTGTATTTAATTCACATCACAAAACCGAGTCATCAAACCTGGAAAGCTGGGGCTTATGCTCAGTTTAAGCTCCCTGATACGTCGTCCGCTGCTAGGAAAAACGAAGCTAAGGGAGAGCAGACCAGTCGATGGCTAACCATTGCCTCCACACCTGATGAAGATGAAATCCTCATTTTAACGCATAATAGTGGTAGCCACTTTAAGGAAACCTTGACACATTTACCGGCTGGCAGTGAGATTGAGATGAGTTGGCTGGATTCCTCTTTGACTGTTAAAGATACGAATCAGCCACTAGTTTGCTTTGCATCTGATGTTGGTATTTCTGCTCTACGCCCCCTTATCAAAGAATGGGCTGGTAAAGCTCCAATTATTCTCAACCATTTTGACAAAGGAGTTACTATTTTCGATAATGAGATGAAGGAACTAGCTCAAAACACATCGAATTTTACTTATAAAACTAGCGATGAATTTTCTCAAAGTCAAGCATTTTTAAAACGTGCTATTGATGAATACGGCAATCAAGCCAGCTATCTCATCACAGGTCAGCCTGATGATGTAAATGAGATGAAGAATTTTTTAAAGGAAAATGGGATTGATAGCAAAAACATACAAGTAAGCTCGTTTAGAGGTTTGAAATAGGAGCAATCTATCTTCTATGTATTTCAATCAAACCCTACTAGGTCATTCGAACACGCCCACTAGCTAATTCTAGGTAAATGTGATAGGATAAACATAGAGAAAGGAGCTTTTATGGCCAATATTTTTGACTATCTCAACGATGTAGTCTTTGATTCCTTTTATGACCTCCCCGTGAATGAGTTAGATGTTCTTGCCTTGACCGAATTAACCTACCTTGCTTTTGATGATGTAGTTACCCAAAAACCCCAGCGTCTCATAGATCTTGCACCTCAAATCCCTAGAGACACGACGATGTTGACCAATAAAAACCGTCTCCAGTTGTTGGATCAGCTCGCTCAACACAAACGCTTTAAAAATTGCAAGCTCTCAGACTTTATCAACGATATCGATCCTGAATTGCAAAAACAGTTTGCGGCTATGACTTATCGTATCAGTCTCGATACCTATTTGCTTGTTTTTCGTGGGACGGATGATAGTATCATCGGTTGGAAAGAAGATTTCCATATGACCTATATGAAGGAAATCCCTGCTCAAAAACATGCCCTCCAGTATTTAGAGAATTTTTTTGCCCAACACCCCAACCAAAAGCTTATCTTAGCAGGACACTCAAAAGGGGGCAATCTAGCTGTCTATGCTGCCAGTCAACTTAATCCAAACTTGCAGAAAAACATTGTCGCTGTCTATACTTTTGATGCCCCTGGGCTTCACAAGGAACTAACCGAAACACCTGGCTATCAAAACATGATGGAAAGAACGAAAGTATTTATCCCACAAGGTTCTATCATCGGGACGATGCTGGAAATTCCGGATAAAAAGATCATCGTTCGAAGCAGAGCTTTAGGTGGCCTTGCTCAGCACGACACCTTTAGTTGGCAGGTTGAAGACAAACACTTTGTCCAACTGGACGAGACCAATAGTGACAGCCAGCAAGTCGATACAACCTTCAAGGAATGGGTTGAGACGGTCCCTGATACTGAACTGCAGCTCTACTTTGACCTCTTTTTTGGAATCATTCTCGATGCAGGCATCTCCTCTATCAACGATCTTTCTTCCTTCAAGGTCATTGAACACGTTCACCATCTCTTTGTCCAAGCTCAATCCCTCACTCCTGAAGAAAGAGAAACCATGGGACGACTAACCCAACTCTTGATTGATACCCGTTACCAAGCTTGGAAAAATCGAGAATAGACAAAAACCAACTAATCTAATGATTAGTTGGTTTTTTTAAGAAACTAAAGGATACTACTTAGAATCTCGAGTATAGAATTAGTCTTCTTTTTTCTTGCGAGACACAAGTCCAAATCCGCTCATCAAACCAAGTACTCCTAGAGCTGCCAAAGCTGCATGATCTTCCATACCAGTATTAGGTAATTCTTTGGTTGCTTTAGTAGTTGGAGATTGCTCAGTCGGTTTTTGTTGAGGGGCAGTAACAACTTTCTCATAAACGTGTTCTGTGTCACCGTTTGGAAGTTTCTTGGTCTCTACGAAGCGGTAGCCTGGAATATCTTTCTTAGGTTGTTCACCGTCTTCGCTTGGATAACCTGGAATCTCATTCCCTTCCTTATCCTTGTGACTAGTCTTCACTTTTTCGTAGACATGCTCTGTGTCGCCGTTT harbors:
- a CDS encoding TetR/AcrR family transcriptional regulator; amino-acid sequence: MILDKKQSLKTAAYEVFSKKGYKATGISEIARQAGMAVGSFYNYYESKEAIFLDIYIDENNRVRQSMIEELDWEIDMTDLISQLFAQSRTLVSSNKILAEWYNPAIADELHNYYSSEEGKVANPFHQFLVKTFTNRMQAEGYSPEKIQEILQVYNLFYYMDMHITEKDFPDIGKTVEILATNFIKGVLK
- a CDS encoding ferredoxin reductase — its product is MKRGKKMFIIILSTLGLLALITWGAIAYLGRSQTLSIKSIENPGGDLYLIHITKPSHQTWKAGAYAQFKLPDTSSAARKNEAKGEQTSRWLTIASTPDEDEILILTHNSGSHFKETLTHLPAGSEIEMSWLDSSLTVKDTNQPLVCFASDVGISALRPLIKEWAGKAPIILNHFDKGVTIFDNEMKELAQNTSNFTYKTSDEFSQSQAFLKRAIDEYGNQASYLITGQPDDVNEMKNFLKENGIDSKNIQVSSFRGLK
- a CDS encoding DUF2974 domain-containing protein yields the protein MANIFDYLNDVVFDSFYDLPVNELDVLALTELTYLAFDDVVTQKPQRLIDLAPQIPRDTTMLTNKNRLQLLDQLAQHKRFKNCKLSDFINDIDPELQKQFAAMTYRISLDTYLLVFRGTDDSIIGWKEDFHMTYMKEIPAQKHALQYLENFFAQHPNQKLILAGHSKGGNLAVYAASQLNPNLQKNIVAVYTFDAPGLHKELTETPGYQNMMERTKVFIPQGSIIGTMLEIPDKKIIVRSRALGGLAQHDTFSWQVEDKHFVQLDETNSDSQQVDTTFKEWVETVPDTELQLYFDLFFGIILDAGISSINDLSSFKVIEHVHHLFVQAQSLTPEERETMGRLTQLLIDTRYQAWKNRE